The genomic region TGCCTGTTCAACGACATCGCCGTCGCGATCGAAGTGCTGCGCGCCCGAGGTTTCGCCCGTCGCCCGTTCGTCGTGGATCTCGACGTCCACCAGGGCGACGGCACCGCGACGTGCTTCGCCGGCGATCCGAGCGTTTTCACGTTCTCGATGCACGCGGGTGCCAACTACCCCGCCCGCAAGGCGCAGAGCTCGCTCGACGTCGAGCTGGATTCGGGTTGCGACGACTCCACCTATCTGGCGGCACTCGAAACGCATCTGCCGGCGGCGCTCGAGCACCATCGGCCCGACCTGGTGTGGTACCAGGCGGGCGTCGACCCGCTGGACGAGGATCGCCTCGGCAAGCTCGCGATCACCGCGGACGGCCTCGCGCGGCGCGATTCGCACGTGTTCGAATGGTGCGAGCGGGTCGGCGCGCCGGTCGTGGTCACGCTGGGCGGCGGCTACTCCGACCCGCACGATGCCAGCGTCGAAGCGCACCTCGGAGTGTGGCGCGCCGCACGCCATGCGCGGGAACGGCGCGCGAGCGTCAACGATCCGCGTCCCTTCGACCACGGCGTGGACGAAGCACTCGCCGCCGACTGACGCGATTGCGCAGCGATTTCGACGCGGCGCGCTGGCACGACTCTGGCCCTGAACCTCGCCGGCCCCCTCCACGCATGGGAGGTGTCACGATGAAGTCGAAGCGAATCTGGATCCCGGTCGGGCTTGCCGCAGCACTGGTGTTCGGGGCGCTTGCGCCGGCCGGAGGACTCGCACCCGCGGCCTACGCCAAGGCCGAAGCCACCGCATCGAGCACGGCGAAGAAGAAGGTCGTTCAGCGTCAGTTCACCGGCTACGTCGTCGCCATGGAGAAGGCGTCGTTCACCGTCGAGAAACGCGGCAAGAAGGCGGAGACCCGAGTGTTCTCTCGCAACGCCGAGCTCAAGACCACCGGCGAGCTGCAGAAGGACGCGTACGTCACGGTCTATTACCGCGACAAGGATGGTCAGGCCGTCGCTCACAAGGTGGTGGTCAAGGAGCCTTCGAACACCTGACGGGTGCGGTGACCCTTCGCCCGCTGCGGCACGCCCCGGGGCGGCCCGAACCGCCCGGGGGCGCCGGAGCCCGCGTGCGCGCTGGCCCGATCGCGCTGGCTCGATCGCGCCGGCTCGATCGCGCTGGCTCGATCCCGCTGGCTCGATCGCGCTGGCTCGACCGCCATGGGTGGCTGCGATAGGCTGCGCCTCCCGGTTTCGAATCCGCGAGGCATGCCCTGAGCGATCACTCTGCGTTCCGCAAAAAATCGCAGAATTCACCCGCCCGGCAGCCCGCCCGTCGGGCCGCTGCAATTGCGCTGGCAGTCATGGTGGCCGCCTGCCTCTGCAGCGCCGTCGGCCCGGCCGAGTCCGCCGTGCGTGCGAACGCGATCTCGCTCGAGCAGGCGCTCACCATTTCGTCCTTCTCGGGCCTGACCTGGTCGCCGGACGGTTCGACACTCGCCTACGTCGTGACCTCGGTCGACTCGGCCGAGAGCACCAGCAACGCGGACTTGTGGCTCTACGACTTCACCCGGCACCGCGAATGGCAGTTGACGCGCCATCCGAAGAACGACGTCTCCCCGACGTTTTCCGCGACCGGGGACACGATCGCGTTCATCGCGAATCGCGGCAGCGGTGAGGACGCACGCTCCGCGATCTGGATGCTGTCGCTGTCGGGCGGCGATCCGTGGGCGGTCGGCACCTACGACGAAGCCGTCACCGAAGTGCAGTGGTCGCCCGACGGCCGCACGCTCGCATACGTGAAGCTCGACACGCTGCCACGCACGGTGCGCGAGTGGCGCAAGCAGAAGTGGGACCACCTGGTCGAGGACGAGATTCTCCAGTGGCCGCAGATCTGGACGCTCGATCTCGCCACCGGCAAGCAGCGGCGCCTCACGACCGATGCGACCGGCAAGTGGTATCTGCGCTGGGCGCCCGACGGCACGGCACTGGCGTGGATCACGAGCCCGACCGGGCGCCCCGATGAAGAAAACCAGCAGGACCTCGCGGTGGTTGCCGCGCGCGGCGGCCCGGTGCGTCGGCTGGGAGTGATCGGCACGGCGTTCACATGGTCCCCCGACGCACGCTGGATCGCGCTCGCGACCGGGACCGATCGCGCTCAGTGGGTGCAGAAGCGCGAGCTGGTCGTGGTGCCATCCGGCGGCGGGGCGGCTCGCATTCTGACCGCGCAGTTCGATGAGGATGCGACGTTGCCGGCCTGGAATGCGACCCGCGACACCCTGAGCTTTCACTCCGCGCAGGGCGTGACGACGCGCATGGCGCGGGTGGCTCTCGCCGGCGGCGCCGTGACGCTCGGCACCGA from Candidatus Eisenbacteria bacterium harbors:
- a CDS encoding histone deacetylase → MRPLHAWTNHEFQIPLPAGHRFPSAKYAPLVERVLSEGLVERDQLHPAREAPVAWLERTHAAEYVARAIGGTPTMDDARRLGLPWSRALVARARASVYGTVAASFAALTHGVSGNLAGGSHHAHRDRAGAYCLFNDIAVAIEVLRARGFARRPFVVDLDVHQGDGTATCFAGDPSVFTFSMHAGANYPARKAQSSLDVELDSGCDDSTYLAALETHLPAALEHHRPDLVWYQAGVDPLDEDRLGKLAITADGLARRDSHVFEWCERVGAPVVVTLGGGYSDPHDASVEAHLGVWRAARHARERRASVNDPRPFDHGVDEALAAD
- a CDS encoding S9 family peptidase, with product MRANAISLEQALTISSFSGLTWSPDGSTLAYVVTSVDSAESTSNADLWLYDFTRHREWQLTRHPKNDVSPTFSATGDTIAFIANRGSGEDARSAIWMLSLSGGDPWAVGTYDEAVTEVQWSPDGRTLAYVKLDTLPRTVREWRKQKWDHLVEDEILQWPQIWTLDLATGKQRRLTTDATGKWYLRWAPDGTALAWITSPTGRPDEENQQDLAVVAARGGPVRRLGVIGTAFTWSPDARWIALATGTDRAQWVQKRELVVVPSGGGAARILTAQFDEDATLPAWNATRDTLSFHSAQGVTTRMARVALAGGAVTLGTDVNGTATALTSAPNGRAAWIQSGPEEPGEIVVAAHADRAGSPLTARNAALATRTFGSMRTVRWTSSDGVRVEGLLLRPAGAAARGALRTAVVLHGGPYSTRFDLGFQAIPQWFAANGWQVFMPNFRSSGGYGTAFMRRERADWGGQDHRDVTSGVDHLVAQGLVDSSRLAVFGRSYGGYLTAWTITQTSRFDAACVIAGISDLRLQWGVSDVHRYREYEQQGPPWEREAIYRDRSPIQQVRKVRTPTLILVGANDPRTPPANSELLYTSLRRLEVPTELVRYPRELHSPREYRHQWDQWTRIRAWFDRWVR